Proteins encoded within one genomic window of Camelina sativa cultivar DH55 chromosome 19, Cs, whole genome shotgun sequence:
- the LOC104765750 gene encoding probable 1-acyl-sn-glycerol-3-phosphate acyltransferase 5, whose protein sequence is MEKKCVPSSHTLSLVRVLRGIICLMVLVSTAFMMLVFWGFLSAVVLRLFSVHYSRKCVSFFFGSWLALWPFLFEKINRTKVIFSGDKVPCEERVLLIANHRTEVDWMYFWDLALRKGQIGNIKYVLKSSLMRLPLFGWAFHLFEFIPVERKWEVDEANLRQIVSSFKDPRDALWLALFPEGTDYTEAKCERSKKFAAENGLPVLNNVLLPRTKGFVSCLQELSCSLDAVYDVTIGYKTRCPSFLDNVYGIEPSEVHIHIRRINLTQIPNQEKDINAWLMNTFQLKDQLLNDFYSSGHFPNEGTEKEFNTKKHLINCLAVIAFTTICMHLTFFSSMIWFKIYVSLVCAYLTTVTHFNLRSVPLVETAKKTSN, encoded by the exons atggaaaaaaagtgTGTACCAAGCTCTCATACATTGTCTCTGGTTAGAGTGTTGAGAGGAATCATATGTCTGATGGTGTTAGTTTCAACAGCTTTTATGATGTTGGTATTCTGGGGGTTCTTATCAGCTGTAGTGTTGAGGCTTTTCAGCGTACACTATAGCCGTAAAtgtgtttccttcttctttggttCGTGGCTTGCATTGTGGCCTTTCCTCTTTGAGAAGATTAACAGAACCAAAGTTATCTTCTCTGGGGATAAGGTTCCTTGCGAGGAACGAGTGTTGCTCATTGCCAATCACCGAACAGAAGTTGATTGGATGTACTTTTGGGATCTTGCCCTGCGTAAAGGACAGATTGGGAATATCAAATATGTGCTTAAGAGCAGTTTGATGAGATTACCTCTCTTTGGTTGGGCGTTTCACCTCTTTGAGTTTATCCCTGTTGAGCGGAAATGGGAAGTCGATGAAGCAAACTTGAGGCAAATAGTTTCCAGTTTTAAGGATCCCCGAGACGCTTTATGGCTTGCTCTTTTCCCCGAAGGAACAGATTACAC AGAAGCTAAATGCGAAAGGAGTAAGAAATTTGCAGCTGAAAATGGCCTTCCAGTACTGAACAACGTGCTACTTCCCAGGACAAAAGGTTTCGTTTCCTGCTTGCAAGAATTGAGTTGCTCACTTGATGCAG TTTATGATGTGACCATCGGTTATAAAACCCGCTGCCCTTCTTTCTTAGACAATGTCTATGGTATTGAGCCATCAGAGGTTCACATCCACATTCGTCGAATCAACCTAACCCAAATcccaaatcaagaaaaagacaTCAATGCTTGGTTAATGAACACATTCCAGCTCAAAGACCAGCTGCTCAATGATTTCTACTCCAGTGGCCATTTCCCTAACGAAGGAACAGAAAAAGAGTTCAACACAAAGAAGCACCTCATAAACTGCTTGGCAGTGATTGCCTTCACCACCATCTGTATGCATCTCACCTTCTTCTCATCAATGATTTGGTTCAAGATTTATGTCTCTTTGGTCTGTGCCTACCTGACCACTGTTACACATTTTAATCTTCGTTCTGTTCCACTTGTTGAGActgcaaaaaaaacatcaaactaG